One Antiquaquibacter oligotrophicus genomic region harbors:
- a CDS encoding DUF948 domain-containing protein — translation MTGGDIAGLIAAGIFAVLVGLLAIPLVKLGRVFDETSSAIRELSSNVTPLLEEATTTISETNKQIARVDAITSNVEEATGNASSLVALFAATVGGPLIKIAGFSAGVRAAIGGLRPGRKSASRTK, via the coding sequence ATGACCGGTGGAGATATTGCTGGACTGATTGCGGCGGGCATCTTCGCGGTCCTCGTGGGTCTTCTCGCCATCCCACTTGTCAAGCTCGGTCGCGTTTTTGATGAGACCAGCAGTGCCATTCGCGAGTTGAGTTCGAATGTCACCCCGCTGCTCGAGGAGGCGACGACCACGATCAGCGAGACCAACAAGCAGATCGCGCGGGTCGATGCGATCACGAGCAACGTCGAGGAGGCTACCGGCAACGCGTCGTCCCTTGTCGCTCTCTTCGCGGCAACCGTAGGTGGACCGCTCATCAAGATCGCGGGGTTCTCTGCAGGTGTTCGGGCGGCCATCGGAGGGCTCCGGCCTGGCCGCAAGTCGGCGTCACGAACGAAGTAA
- the ruvX gene encoding Holliday junction resolvase RuvX: MRSGVRLGVDVGTARIGVARSDLHGMLATPVETVPRGAGDVERIAAIVAETECMEMIVGLPIALSGNETASTADAREFAGRLADLGVATVRVVDERLSTVSAHAALRSSGRREKGSRSVVDQVAAVIILQHALDSERASGRPPGALIDPHEGA, from the coding sequence ATGCGTTCGGGCGTTCGCCTCGGTGTCGACGTCGGGACGGCGCGCATCGGGGTCGCCCGGAGCGATCTGCACGGAATGCTCGCGACTCCGGTCGAGACTGTCCCGCGCGGAGCAGGCGACGTTGAGCGAATCGCGGCCATTGTGGCCGAGACAGAGTGCATGGAGATGATCGTGGGTCTCCCTATCGCGCTGTCGGGCAATGAGACCGCGTCGACGGCGGATGCTCGCGAATTCGCCGGCCGCCTCGCGGACCTCGGCGTGGCCACCGTCCGCGTCGTCGACGAACGTCTGTCCACGGTGTCTGCGCACGCCGCATTGCGGTCGTCTGGCAGGCGGGAGAAGGGGTCCCGCTCAGTCGTCGATCAGGTCGCCGCCGTTATAATCCTTCAGCACGCACTCGACTCCGAGCGTGCGTCCGGCCGCCCGCCCGGCGCGCTCATCGATCCGCACGAAGGAGCCTAA
- a CDS encoding DUF349 domain-containing protein produces MTDEKAPWGRVDETGTVFVREADGERAVGSYPDGTPEEALAYFERKYAELAGQVTLLEQRVKRGASPSDVAKAVSTLSASVSSANAVGDLPSLQRRLEALGGTVTELTEKQKAEAKAAIAAALEEREKLVVAAEKLAAQDPAKAQWKAVSAELDALFAEWQKQQNEGPRLPKGEDSDLWKRFRAARTTIETHRKAFFAELDSQHRDARNAKQALVDKAEALSAQGAAGIPAYRSLLDDWKRAGRAGKKVDDALWAKFKAAGDVLFAAKSELDAQENAEFEGNLAKKKELLTEAEAILAITDRNKAREALIAIQKRWDEIGKVPRDQIRAVEDRLRKVENAVRKLDEEHWQKSNPERQQREEGFLGQLNSAIAKLERELDEAKASGDKKRIAKAKEALEARKAWLGAISS; encoded by the coding sequence GTGACAGACGAAAAGGCTCCATGGGGCCGCGTCGACGAGACCGGCACGGTGTTCGTTCGGGAAGCTGACGGCGAACGTGCCGTCGGCTCCTACCCGGATGGCACTCCCGAAGAAGCGCTCGCATACTTCGAGCGCAAATATGCAGAGCTCGCCGGTCAGGTGACCCTCCTCGAGCAACGTGTTAAACGCGGTGCATCGCCATCGGATGTCGCCAAGGCCGTCTCGACCCTGAGCGCCAGCGTCTCTTCTGCGAATGCAGTCGGGGACCTCCCGTCTCTCCAGCGACGTCTCGAGGCGCTCGGTGGCACTGTGACCGAACTCACCGAGAAGCAGAAGGCAGAAGCGAAAGCAGCTATCGCCGCCGCCCTCGAAGAGCGCGAGAAGCTCGTTGTTGCGGCGGAGAAGCTCGCGGCGCAAGACCCGGCCAAGGCACAGTGGAAGGCGGTCTCGGCCGAGCTCGACGCCCTCTTCGCGGAATGGCAGAAACAGCAGAACGAGGGGCCGCGTCTCCCGAAGGGCGAAGATAGCGACCTCTGGAAGCGATTCCGGGCAGCACGGACGACGATCGAGACACATCGCAAGGCATTCTTCGCCGAACTCGACAGTCAGCACCGAGACGCTCGCAACGCCAAGCAGGCCCTCGTTGACAAAGCCGAAGCGCTCTCCGCACAGGGTGCTGCTGGCATCCCGGCCTACCGTTCGCTGCTCGACGACTGGAAGCGGGCAGGTCGCGCGGGCAAGAAGGTCGATGACGCTCTGTGGGCGAAGTTCAAGGCTGCGGGAGACGTGCTCTTCGCCGCCAAGTCTGAGTTGGACGCTCAGGAGAACGCCGAGTTTGAGGGGAACCTCGCCAAAAAGAAGGAGCTCCTCACCGAAGCGGAGGCGATTCTCGCAATCACCGATCGCAACAAGGCACGGGAAGCACTCATCGCTATCCAGAAGCGTTGGGATGAGATCGGCAAGGTTCCCCGCGACCAGATTCGGGCGGTGGAGGATCGGCTCCGGAAGGTCGAGAACGCCGTGCGCAAGCTAGACGAAGAGCACTGGCAGAAGTCAAACCCCGAACGCCAGCAGCGCGAGGAGGGTTTCCTCGGCCAGTTGAACTCGGCTATCGCCAAGCTCGAGCGTGAGCTCGACGAGGCCAAGGCCAGCGGAGATAAAAAGCGCATTGCCAAGGCAAAGGAAGCTTTGGAAGCTCGCAAGGCCTGGCTCGGAGCTATCTCCTCCTAG
- the rpsD gene encoding 30S ribosomal protein S4, whose translation MPTKSQDRRKVRLSRALGIALTPKAAKYLEKRPYAPGEHGRTKRKADSDYAVRLREKQRLREQYGIREKQLRIQFNEARKTAGLTGENLVEQLEMRLDALVLRAGFARTTAQARQMVVHRHILVDGKLVDRPSFRVKPGQLIHVKEKSEGLEPFQVAAAGGHADVLPKVPAYLEVELDKLQARLVRRPKRAEVPVTCDVQLVVEYYAAR comes from the coding sequence ATGCCCACGAAGTCCCAGGACCGCCGCAAGGTCCGTCTCTCCCGCGCTCTCGGTATCGCGCTCACGCCCAAGGCGGCGAAGTACCTCGAGAAGCGTCCCTACGCTCCCGGTGAGCACGGCCGCACCAAGCGCAAGGCCGACAGCGACTACGCCGTTCGTCTCCGCGAGAAGCAGCGTCTGCGCGAGCAGTACGGCATCCGCGAGAAGCAGCTGCGCATCCAGTTCAACGAGGCCCGCAAGACCGCCGGTCTGACCGGTGAGAACCTCGTCGAGCAGCTCGAAATGCGTCTCGACGCCCTCGTGCTCCGCGCCGGCTTCGCTCGCACCACCGCCCAGGCTCGCCAGATGGTTGTGCACCGCCACATCCTCGTCGACGGCAAGCTCGTCGACCGCCCGTCCTTCCGCGTCAAGCCGGGTCAGCTCATCCACGTCAAGGAGAAGAGCGAGGGCCTCGAGCCGTTCCAGGTCGCGGCGGCCGGTGGCCACGCCGACGTGCTGCCCAAGGTTCCCGCCTACCTCGAGGTCGAGCTCGACAAGCTCCAGGCACGCCTGGTGCGCCGTCCGAAGCGTGCCGAGGTCCCCGTCACGTGTGACGTCCAGCTCGTTGTTGAGTACTACGCGGCGCGCTAA
- a CDS encoding shikimate dehydrogenase family protein: protein MRNPERTRLAVLGSPIAHSLSPTIHAAAYRVLDTGWDYGAHDVTGESLASFVAALDDQWRGLSLTMPLKRDVLPLLTARDEMVDRVGAANTVLLGDSLVSGFNTDVRGAVESFRRAGVATLDSVHILGAGATAASLLIAAVELGATHALISARTVERAEPLVVLGAREGIDVDVRPWGISDRSHAVPDAVISTIPQGAADLVFPEDVRSRSTLFDVAYDPWPTPLARAWSDVGGRVISGLDLLINQAVGQIRVFLTGDVERPLPDEESVIAAMWESVASRH from the coding sequence GTGCGTAATCCGGAGCGCACGCGATTAGCGGTACTCGGATCGCCCATCGCCCATTCGCTCTCGCCGACGATCCATGCTGCGGCATATCGCGTGCTCGACACCGGGTGGGACTATGGCGCTCACGACGTGACGGGGGAGTCACTCGCATCCTTTGTCGCGGCTCTCGATGACCAGTGGCGCGGTCTGTCGCTGACGATGCCGCTCAAGCGCGATGTTCTTCCGCTTTTGACGGCACGTGACGAGATGGTCGATCGGGTGGGTGCCGCCAACACGGTCCTCTTGGGCGACTCTCTCGTCAGCGGTTTCAACACCGACGTTCGGGGCGCCGTCGAGTCGTTTCGTCGCGCTGGTGTGGCCACTCTCGATTCCGTGCACATTCTCGGCGCGGGCGCTACAGCCGCGTCGCTGCTCATCGCCGCCGTGGAACTCGGAGCCACCCACGCTCTGATCTCTGCGCGCACCGTGGAGAGGGCTGAGCCCCTCGTGGTGTTGGGTGCTCGTGAGGGTATCGACGTTGATGTCAGACCGTGGGGGATCAGCGATCGGTCGCACGCGGTCCCGGATGCCGTGATCTCCACGATTCCGCAGGGCGCGGCCGACCTCGTCTTCCCGGAGGACGTGCGGAGCAGATCCACCCTGTTCGACGTCGCCTATGACCCGTGGCCCACTCCTCTAGCCAGGGCCTGGTCCGACGTCGGTGGGCGAGTGATCTCGGGTCTGGACCTCCTCATCAACCAAGCGGTCGGCCAGATCCGTGTCTTCCTGACGGGAGACGTTGAGCGTCCGCTCCCGGACGAGGAGAGTGTGATCGCAGCTATGTGGGAGTCGGTCGCGAGCCGCCACTGA
- a CDS encoding peptidylprolyl isomerase, whose translation MAPNKSSAREAREARERLRRYNARQAVHENQHKRRRRDNILAIIGVVAVAAVAGALQIFYFSGGPGTPTPTPSASPSASATATPEGQNVGDVPAPDFAEQRPYTGSIVFNGDISLGVELDPTVAPQAVSSLLKDANDGYYIDKACHRLVTSESAGLIQCGALDANGTSDLTYSFGPIENAPADGLYPAGTIAIARVGDDAYSNGHQFFIVVQDTVLPADSAGGYSVVGTVTSGLDALIASVTSQGTADGAPDGAPAVPTTITGFTLE comes from the coding sequence GTGGCCCCCAACAAGAGCAGCGCACGCGAAGCACGCGAGGCACGCGAACGACTTCGCCGTTACAACGCACGGCAGGCAGTCCACGAGAATCAACACAAGCGGCGGCGTCGGGACAACATTCTCGCGATCATCGGTGTTGTCGCTGTCGCGGCAGTAGCTGGCGCGCTGCAAATTTTCTACTTCTCCGGCGGCCCCGGCACGCCCACGCCAACTCCATCCGCTTCACCCTCGGCATCGGCAACGGCAACACCCGAGGGACAGAACGTCGGTGACGTGCCTGCCCCCGACTTCGCCGAACAGCGCCCGTACACCGGGAGCATCGTGTTCAACGGGGACATCAGCCTCGGTGTGGAGCTCGACCCGACCGTGGCTCCGCAAGCGGTCTCTTCGCTCCTCAAAGACGCGAACGACGGCTACTACATCGACAAGGCCTGCCACCGTCTCGTGACCAGCGAATCGGCAGGGCTGATCCAGTGTGGAGCTCTCGACGCCAATGGCACGTCGGATCTGACCTACAGCTTCGGCCCGATCGAGAATGCGCCGGCGGACGGGCTCTACCCCGCGGGAACGATCGCGATCGCGCGTGTCGGTGACGACGCGTACAGCAATGGGCACCAGTTCTTCATCGTGGTGCAGGACACCGTGCTCCCGGCCGACTCCGCTGGCGGGTACTCGGTCGTCGGCACCGTCACATCCGGACTTGACGCGCTCATCGCGAGCGTGACGTCGCAAGGCACCGCAGACGGTGCTCCGGATGGCGCCCCCGCCGTCCCCACAACCATCACGGGCTTCACGCTCGAATAG
- a CDS encoding replication-associated recombination protein A, giving the protein MDAGSGLFGGATPLAVRMRPRSLDEVVGQRHLLGPGSPLVALAAGSSESQSAVSIILWGPPGTGKTTLAKSIAQSSGRKFVELSAVTAGVRDVRQVMEEALSARDLYGLSTVLFLDEIHRFTKAQQDALLPGVENGWVILVAATTENPSFSVISPLLSRSLLLTLEPLDDNDLGALIDRALVDERGLKGAIELDDDAKAAIIRLSSGDARRALTALEASAQAAAAEHEGEASPRVTQDTVSIAVDRALLRYDRQGDEHYDVISAFIKSIRGSDVDAALHYLARMIEAGEDPRFIARRVIISAAEDIGMADPQALLIATAAAEAVQLIGMPEGRIPLAEAVVYLATAPKSNAAYLGIDAAIADVRAGRIGRVPTHLRDAHYPGAKRLGHGKGYIYAHDTEYGVATQQYLPDELEGTTYYSPTNHGNERDIAARLERLRAILRGT; this is encoded by the coding sequence ATGGATGCCGGGAGCGGGTTGTTCGGCGGTGCGACGCCTCTCGCTGTCCGTATGCGTCCGCGGTCGCTCGACGAGGTTGTCGGACAGCGCCACTTGCTCGGACCGGGAAGTCCGCTTGTGGCCCTCGCTGCGGGGTCGAGCGAAAGCCAATCGGCCGTGTCGATCATCCTGTGGGGTCCTCCCGGCACGGGTAAAACGACGCTGGCGAAGTCGATCGCCCAGAGCTCAGGGCGCAAGTTCGTCGAGCTGTCAGCAGTCACCGCTGGTGTGCGCGATGTTCGCCAGGTGATGGAGGAAGCGCTCTCTGCGCGCGATCTCTACGGGCTCTCGACGGTGCTCTTCCTTGACGAGATACATCGGTTCACGAAGGCGCAACAAGACGCACTCCTGCCGGGAGTCGAAAACGGCTGGGTGATCCTCGTCGCGGCAACCACCGAGAATCCGTCGTTTTCAGTGATCTCACCTCTCTTGTCACGATCACTTCTTCTGACCCTCGAACCCCTCGATGACAACGATCTCGGTGCTCTCATCGATCGAGCGCTCGTGGACGAGCGTGGACTCAAGGGAGCGATTGAGCTGGATGACGATGCCAAAGCGGCGATCATCCGTCTGTCCTCCGGGGATGCTCGCCGAGCGCTCACCGCACTCGAAGCCTCTGCTCAAGCCGCCGCGGCGGAGCACGAGGGGGAGGCCTCCCCTCGTGTGACCCAAGACACCGTCTCGATCGCTGTGGATCGAGCGCTCCTGCGGTACGACCGTCAGGGCGATGAGCACTACGACGTCATCAGCGCCTTCATCAAGTCCATCCGCGGCTCGGACGTCGATGCGGCGCTCCATTACCTCGCTCGCATGATTGAGGCGGGCGAGGATCCGAGATTCATCGCGAGGCGCGTGATCATCAGCGCGGCCGAGGACATCGGTATGGCCGACCCCCAGGCACTCCTGATCGCGACCGCGGCAGCCGAAGCCGTGCAACTCATCGGCATGCCAGAGGGGAGGATTCCGCTGGCCGAAGCTGTCGTGTATCTCGCCACGGCCCCGAAGTCGAACGCGGCCTACTTGGGAATCGATGCCGCGATTGCGGATGTCCGGGCCGGTCGTATTGGCCGTGTACCGACCCACCTCCGGGACGCGCACTACCCGGGTGCCAAGCGACTGGGGCACGGTAAGGGATACATCTACGCCCATGACACCGAGTACGGCGTTGCGACGCAACAGTATTTGCCAGACGAACTCGAGGGCACGACCTACTACAGCCCGACGAATCACGGCAACGAGAGGGACATCGCTGCCCGGCTGGAGCGTCTCCGAGCGATTTTGCGCGGCACCTGA
- the alaS gene encoding alanine--tRNA ligase: protein MQTADIQNRWLTFFGDRGHTVVPSASLVSDDPTLLFTVAGMVPFVPYLTGLVPAPFPRATSVQKCIRTLDIEEVGKTPRHGTFFQMNGNFSFGDYFKEGAITYAWELLTTEESKGGLGFDEKDLWVTVYKDDDEAIDLWKKVAGLSDERIQRLDKDTNYWSTGQPGPAGPCSEIFFDRGPKYGIDGGPATDDDRYVEIWNLVFMQYLRGEGSGKDFEILGELPKKNIDTGMGMERVAFIKQGVENFYEIDQVRPVLDRASELSGRNYGHNHDDDVRMRVIADHVRSGLMLMSDGVTPSNEGRGYILRRLLRRTVRAMRLLGVEEPTFAELFPASRDAMKAQYPEVATDFDRISRLALAEEETFLRTLASGTTILDVAVARTRQAGSAELPSDTAFLLHDTYGFPIDLTLEIAEEAGLSVDRDAFDSLMHRQRTLAKEDAKSKKQHLADLSVYSAFRAQGETAFTGYEYLSTDSTVLGIIKNGESVTKASAGDIAEIILAETSLYAESGGQEADAGTIVGSGYELEVLDVQRPVKGLISHKVQVTSGEVGVGDAATTLVDADWRRGAEQAHSATHLIHAALRQILGPQAHQSGSYNKAGYMRLDFSWNEALSPATRSEVEEVANNAVRDNLEVTTRIMSLDEAKSLGAMALFGEKYGETVRVVEIGGPWSLELCAGTHVSRSSEIGLINVVGESSVGATNRRIESLVGLDAFRDLATERAIVSELTSSLKTPREQLPERIAELVASLKAAEKTIAQFEQAALSQRVPALVENRRLVGSTTIVAENLGSVASGDDLRSLALSVRERLGSEPALVALGADVGGKPAIIVATNDASRAHGLKAGVLAKAAAGVLGGGGGGKDDIAQGGGTDVSAIGAALDAVVSQAAS, encoded by the coding sequence ATGCAGACCGCCGATATCCAGAACCGCTGGCTGACCTTTTTCGGAGATCGCGGTCACACCGTGGTCCCGTCCGCTTCGCTCGTGAGCGACGACCCCACCCTGCTTTTCACGGTGGCGGGAATGGTGCCGTTTGTGCCCTACCTCACGGGGCTGGTACCCGCGCCGTTCCCACGCGCAACGAGCGTTCAGAAGTGCATCCGCACCCTCGACATCGAGGAGGTCGGGAAGACGCCACGGCACGGCACGTTCTTCCAGATGAACGGCAACTTCTCGTTCGGCGACTACTTCAAAGAGGGCGCCATCACCTACGCGTGGGAGCTTCTCACGACGGAGGAGTCCAAGGGTGGGCTCGGTTTCGATGAGAAGGACCTCTGGGTCACCGTCTACAAGGATGACGACGAGGCCATCGACCTGTGGAAGAAGGTCGCAGGCCTCTCCGACGAGCGGATCCAGCGGCTCGACAAGGACACGAACTACTGGTCGACCGGCCAGCCCGGCCCGGCTGGCCCGTGCTCGGAGATATTTTTCGATCGCGGCCCCAAGTACGGCATCGACGGGGGACCGGCGACCGACGACGATCGGTACGTCGAAATCTGGAACCTCGTTTTTATGCAGTATCTGCGAGGCGAGGGAAGCGGCAAGGACTTCGAGATCCTCGGTGAACTGCCCAAAAAGAACATCGACACCGGCATGGGCATGGAGCGTGTCGCCTTCATCAAGCAGGGTGTAGAGAACTTCTACGAAATCGATCAGGTGCGGCCCGTCCTCGATCGGGCATCCGAATTGTCCGGACGCAACTACGGCCACAATCACGACGACGACGTTCGGATGCGCGTGATTGCCGATCACGTGCGCTCCGGCCTCATGCTCATGTCGGATGGCGTCACACCCAGCAACGAGGGGCGCGGATACATCCTCCGTCGACTACTCCGCCGCACGGTGCGCGCAATGCGTCTCCTCGGAGTCGAAGAGCCGACTTTCGCCGAACTGTTCCCGGCATCCCGTGACGCCATGAAGGCGCAATATCCCGAGGTTGCCACCGACTTCGACCGCATTTCTCGATTGGCGCTGGCCGAGGAAGAGACGTTCCTGCGCACGCTCGCGAGCGGAACCACCATCCTCGATGTTGCCGTCGCTCGGACTCGGCAGGCTGGATCGGCCGAGTTGCCGAGCGACACGGCCTTCCTGCTCCACGACACGTACGGTTTCCCCATCGATTTGACGCTGGAGATTGCCGAGGAGGCTGGTCTCTCCGTTGACCGGGATGCCTTCGATTCCCTCATGCACCGCCAGCGCACGCTTGCCAAGGAGGATGCCAAGTCCAAGAAGCAGCACCTGGCCGATCTTTCGGTCTACAGCGCGTTCCGGGCTCAAGGCGAAACCGCGTTCACCGGCTACGAGTACCTGTCGACGGACAGCACCGTGCTCGGCATTATCAAGAATGGCGAATCGGTGACGAAGGCCTCGGCGGGGGATATCGCGGAGATCATCCTCGCGGAGACCTCGTTGTATGCGGAGTCCGGTGGTCAAGAGGCGGATGCCGGCACCATCGTCGGCTCGGGCTACGAGCTCGAGGTCCTCGACGTGCAGCGTCCCGTGAAGGGTCTCATCAGCCACAAGGTGCAGGTCACCTCGGGTGAGGTGGGTGTCGGCGATGCGGCTACAACACTCGTCGACGCGGACTGGCGCCGTGGCGCTGAGCAAGCACACTCCGCTACGCACCTCATCCACGCGGCCCTCCGACAGATCTTGGGCCCGCAGGCTCACCAGTCCGGTTCGTACAACAAGGCCGGCTACATGCGTCTCGATTTCTCGTGGAACGAGGCCCTGTCGCCGGCCACACGTTCCGAGGTCGAGGAAGTCGCCAACAACGCGGTGCGTGACAACCTCGAGGTGACGACACGCATCATGTCCCTTGACGAAGCGAAGTCGCTCGGCGCGATGGCTCTCTTCGGCGAGAAGTACGGCGAGACGGTTCGTGTCGTCGAGATCGGGGGGCCGTGGTCGCTCGAACTGTGCGCCGGCACCCACGTGTCGCGTTCGTCCGAGATCGGTCTCATCAACGTCGTGGGCGAGTCCTCCGTCGGAGCGACGAACCGACGTATCGAATCGCTCGTGGGTCTCGACGCGTTCCGGGATCTCGCGACGGAGCGTGCCATCGTTTCTGAGCTCACGTCGAGCCTCAAGACGCCGCGTGAACAGCTTCCAGAGCGCATCGCAGAACTGGTGGCGAGTCTCAAGGCCGCGGAGAAAACGATCGCGCAGTTCGAGCAGGCCGCCCTGTCCCAGCGGGTGCCCGCTCTCGTCGAGAATCGCCGGCTCGTCGGTTCGACGACCATCGTCGCCGAGAATCTCGGGTCCGTGGCATCCGGCGACGACCTCCGCTCGCTGGCGCTGTCGGTGCGCGAGCGACTCGGGTCGGAACCGGCTCTCGTCGCCCTTGGAGCTGACGTTGGCGGCAAGCCAGCGATCATCGTCGCGACCAACGACGCCTCGCGAGCTCATGGGCTCAAGGCCGGCGTTCTCGCGAAGGCTGCCGCAGGCGTCCTCGGTGGTGGTGGCGGCGGCAAGGACGATATCGCCCAGGGCGGCGGAACGGATGTTTCGGCCATTGGTGCCGCGCTCGACGCGGTCGTGAGCCAGGCCGCTTCCTGA
- the mltG gene encoding endolytic transglycosylase MltG: protein MANEPSWEDIFTPRDTAPDQNAAPQPASAPVVVAPALSRREARERQATGAGGGGSRGGGRGRDNSGNYGRTPRKRRLLWLWITLPIVLIVGGLGGAAAYGWLNYEDQIRELIGWELPNDYTGAGNGVEVIVPIQSGDIGADVAKTLHDAGVTMTFDAVYDLLVENPDIGFVPGNWRLQEEMSAQSAIDALQDPANKVTSELLLTEGSVLPDALEIIAQTTGIPLEEVQAAAADPTVYGVPAEAPSLEGYLFPATYELSGDETAQDILQMLVDEMFERLDAFGVAPDQRHVVLTKASIIQREAGWNVDDFYKVARVFENRLEQGINLESDATVAYGTGNLHTVWTEPEERADASNPYNTYANPGLPIGPIGLPGEDAISAALNPADGPWLFFVPINLATGETVFSETADQHEAAAEQLRAWCRESDENAAYCA from the coding sequence GTGGCGAACGAACCGAGCTGGGAGGACATCTTCACTCCCCGCGACACGGCGCCGGACCAGAATGCGGCTCCTCAGCCCGCCAGCGCTCCCGTTGTGGTGGCACCGGCGTTAAGTCGACGCGAAGCGCGTGAGCGTCAGGCGACTGGGGCGGGAGGTGGCGGCTCGCGCGGTGGTGGTCGTGGACGCGATAACAGCGGCAACTATGGTCGGACTCCGCGTAAGCGGCGTCTTCTGTGGCTCTGGATCACGCTGCCCATCGTGCTCATCGTCGGTGGACTCGGCGGTGCAGCGGCCTATGGCTGGCTCAACTACGAGGACCAGATCCGAGAACTCATTGGCTGGGAACTTCCTAACGACTACACCGGCGCCGGCAACGGTGTGGAAGTCATCGTCCCCATCCAATCGGGGGACATCGGCGCAGACGTTGCCAAAACTCTCCACGACGCGGGTGTGACGATGACGTTTGATGCCGTCTACGACCTCCTCGTGGAGAACCCGGACATCGGTTTTGTTCCGGGCAACTGGCGACTGCAGGAGGAGATGAGCGCGCAGTCTGCGATCGATGCTCTGCAGGATCCCGCGAACAAGGTCACGAGTGAATTGCTCTTGACCGAGGGTTCTGTGCTTCCCGACGCTCTCGAGATCATCGCGCAGACCACGGGAATCCCCCTGGAAGAGGTGCAGGCCGCTGCGGCTGACCCGACCGTCTACGGGGTACCGGCCGAAGCGCCCTCGCTCGAGGGCTATCTGTTCCCCGCTACATACGAGTTGAGCGGTGACGAAACGGCCCAAGACATCTTGCAGATGCTCGTGGACGAGATGTTCGAGCGCCTCGACGCCTTCGGTGTCGCGCCCGATCAGCGTCACGTCGTTTTGACGAAGGCATCGATCATCCAGCGCGAGGCTGGTTGGAATGTCGACGACTTCTACAAGGTGGCCAGAGTCTTCGAGAACCGTCTGGAACAGGGCATCAATCTCGAGTCCGATGCCACGGTCGCCTACGGTACCGGCAACCTCCACACCGTGTGGACCGAACCGGAGGAGCGCGCCGACGCGTCCAACCCCTACAACACCTACGCGAACCCCGGGCTACCCATTGGTCCGATCGGCCTGCCCGGTGAGGACGCGATTTCGGCAGCTCTCAACCCAGCCGATGGCCCCTGGTTGTTCTTTGTGCCGATCAATCTCGCCACCGGTGAGACCGTGTTCTCCGAAACTGCGGATCAGCATGAGGCGGCCGCCGAACAACTTCGCGCGTGGTGTCGCGAGAGCGACGAGAACGCCGCATACTGTGCGTAA